A stretch of the Poseidonibacter parvus genome encodes the following:
- a CDS encoding DUF2326 domain-containing protein — protein MKISKIYANNDNFKTIEFDKGINFILSDSNGVGKTSLFKLIDFCLLGDKHFLGNEHFKDYIFYIELQIASNRYMTIKRPIKSGKNIELKITKQKSMLLDEKSFNKKGSLGIAKSFFENKVNYSINKFRTYITYFLRDEANQNNAFILNKHTSLNEIEYKTIVSSLLGIDGRKIRKKYELDELIKKEDTEVTALENAKFDLEKVIEENKKLINSYFIDRFKNIISKYGNIVLGKETTFSIDFNTSNDIEFKLNVENDEKINEVTKNKLLCFIFACALAEVYGQKKLIKFVAFDSPFDGENNVYEKGIYSAIHLLNKIGIQTIITSNEDDIKSDEMLREINDEYLTDYFSDGDKLIGDF, from the coding sequence ATGAAAATATCAAAAATATATGCAAACAATGATAATTTTAAAACTATAGAATTTGATAAAGGTATAAACTTTATACTTTCAGATTCTAATGGTGTAGGAAAAACTAGTCTTTTTAAACTAATAGACTTTTGTCTTTTAGGTGATAAACACTTTTTAGGAAATGAACACTTTAAAGATTATATTTTTTATATAGAACTACAAATTGCTTCAAATAGATATATGACGATTAAAAGACCTATTAAGAGTGGTAAAAATATTGAGTTAAAAATCACAAAACAAAAGTCAATGCTTTTAGATGAAAAGTCTTTTAATAAAAAAGGAAGTCTTGGTATAGCTAAGTCTTTTTTTGAAAACAAAGTTAATTATTCTATAAATAAATTTAGAACTTACATAACATACTTTTTAAGAGATGAAGCAAATCAAAATAATGCCTTTATTTTAAACAAACATACATCTTTAAATGAAATAGAATATAAAACAATTGTATCAAGTCTTTTAGGTATTGATGGGCGTAAAATTAGAAAAAAGTATGAATTAGATGAACTAATCAAAAAAGAAGATACTGAAGTAACTGCGTTAGAAAATGCAAAATTTGATTTAGAAAAAGTCATAGAAGAAAACAAAAAATTAATCAACAGCTATTTTATAGATAGATTTAAAAATATTATTTCTAAGTATGGAAACATAGTATTAGGTAAAGAGACAACTTTTTCAATTGATTTTAATACTTCAAATGACATAGAGTTTAAGCTAAATGTTGAAAATGATGAAAAAATAAATGAAGTTACAAAAAATAAACTTTTATGTTTTATTTTCGCATGTGCATTAGCTGAAGTTTATGGACAAAAGAAACTTATCAAATTTGTAGCATTTGACAGTCCTTTTGATGGTGAAAATAATGTTTACGAAAAAGGTATTTACTCTGCCATTCATCTTTTAAATAAAATCGGTATTCAGACTATTATCACATCAAACGAAGATGATATTAAAAGTGATGAAATGTTAAGAGAAATAAATGATGAGTATTTGACTGATTATTTCAGTGATGGTGATAAATTAATAGGTGATTTTTAA
- a CDS encoding helix-turn-helix domain-containing protein has protein sequence MSDLQKYIIKRKKQDSEFEKNFDKGYEEFKIGEMLKQARVDTGMTQEEVALKLQTKKSAISRIENHAQDIRLSTLQNFANILGKELKIQIV, from the coding sequence ATGAGTGATTTACAAAAATATATTATTAAAAGAAAAAAGCAAGACAGTGAATTTGAGAAAAACTTTGATAAGGGTTATGAAGAATTTAAAATAGGTGAAATGCTAAAACAAGCAAGAGTTGATACTGGGATGACACAAGAAGAAGTGGCTTTAAAACTTCAAACAAAAAAATCAGCAATATCTAGAATAGAAAACCATGCTCAGGATATAAGATTATCTACTTTACAAAACTTTGCGAATATATTAGGAAAAGAGCTAAAGATACAAATAGTTTAA
- a CDS encoding type II toxin-antitoxin system RelE/ParE family toxin translates to MKEILFYKTKLGKSPIESFLDSLSLKEVQKVTWVLQLIEESHTVSTKFYKKLVNTNDIVEIRIQHTSNSFRLLGFEHKGKFIVLTNASRKKDQKTPKKEIDLAQNRKEEYLSNE, encoded by the coding sequence ATGAAAGAGATTCTATTTTATAAAACCAAATTAGGTAAAAGTCCTATTGAAAGTTTTTTAGATTCGTTATCTTTAAAAGAAGTACAAAAAGTAACTTGGGTTTTACAGTTAATTGAAGAATCTCATACTGTATCTACAAAGTTCTACAAAAAACTTGTAAATACAAATGATATAGTTGAAATAAGAATTCAACATACAAGTAATAGTTTTAGGTTATTAGGTTTTGAGCATAAGGGAAAGTTTATTGTACTAACAAATGCTTCTAGAAAAAAAGACCAAAAGACACCTAAAAAAGAGATTGACTTAGCACAAAATAGAAAAGAGGAGTATTTATCAAATGAGTGA
- a CDS encoding putative quinol monooxygenase, protein MNQEISLLILIETKKGQRQKQIDAYNKLLPIVLSEKGCLQYELKEVEDNEDEFVLIEKWASKKDLELHDNTPHMIEADKLSSTFRAKPVTVIKLKNIN, encoded by the coding sequence ATGAATCAAGAAATATCACTTCTAATTTTGATAGAAACAAAAAAAGGTCAAAGACAAAAACAAATAGATGCTTATAATAAATTATTACCTATTGTATTGAGTGAAAAGGGCTGTTTACAGTATGAACTTAAAGAAGTAGAAGATAATGAAGATGAATTTGTACTTATAGAAAAGTGGGCTTCTAAAAAAGACCTAGAATTACATGATAATACACCACATATGATTGAGGCAGATAAATTAAGTTCTACTTTTAGAGCTAAACCAGTAACTGTGATTAAATTAAAAAATATTAATTGA
- a CDS encoding alpha/beta hydrolase — MTKLFLFLILTFNFCFANNENPLYISSKTLPTFNQADFSKYVNENKSWLENNRVFLTKSPELELFLNSPFEKKPINQKASKGILLVHGLGDSPGYFQDLAQELVSQGFLVRTVLLTGHGSKPADLINVEFEQWENLVKHHIELLEKEVDELWLGGFSTGANLVTSYAFENEEGISGLLLFSPGFASNQSTLLPFSGIGSFFKTWLFQNDYSQNILRYESLSMNASNLYYKSLQKVEEAFDSKSFSKPVFITISQDDSVIASEDIVSFFTNKFKNPKSQLIWYGEDKNFSDNRITYLPSYIPSENIGNFSHLSVLFKKDNFFYGKNSQFKMFRNGQDKIYNSQEDELWYSAWGLLEEGKYFARLTWNPYFNKTIANMTEVINSNK; from the coding sequence TTGACTAAACTTTTTTTATTTTTAATACTAACTTTCAATTTTTGTTTCGCAAATAATGAAAACCCTTTGTACATTTCGTCTAAAACACTTCCAACTTTTAATCAAGCAGATTTCTCAAAATATGTAAATGAAAACAAAAGTTGGTTAGAAAACAATCGTGTATTTTTGACAAAAAGTCCTGAATTAGAACTTTTTTTAAACTCACCGTTTGAGAAAAAGCCTATCAATCAAAAAGCATCAAAGGGAATCTTACTCGTTCATGGACTTGGTGATTCTCCTGGTTATTTTCAAGATTTAGCACAAGAGTTAGTTTCACAAGGCTTTTTAGTAAGAACTGTTTTATTAACAGGACATGGAAGTAAACCTGCTGATTTAATAAACGTAGAGTTTGAGCAATGGGAAAATTTAGTAAAACATCATATAGAGCTTTTAGAGAAAGAAGTAGATGAATTATGGCTTGGTGGCTTTTCAACAGGAGCTAATCTTGTGACTTCTTATGCTTTTGAAAATGAAGAGGGTATTTCAGGTTTATTGCTTTTTTCACCTGGTTTTGCATCAAATCAAAGTACATTATTACCTTTTTCAGGAATTGGTTCTTTTTTCAAAACGTGGTTATTCCAAAATGACTATAGTCAAAATATTTTACGATATGAATCTTTATCAATGAATGCTTCAAATTTATACTACAAGTCTTTACAAAAAGTTGAGGAAGCTTTTGATTCTAAGAGTTTTTCAAAACCAGTATTTATAACAATTAGTCAAGATGATAGTGTTATTGCATCAGAAGATATAGTATCATTTTTTACAAATAAGTTTAAAAACCCAAAAAGTCAACTTATTTGGTATGGAGAAGACAAGAATTTTAGTGATAATAGAATTACTTATCTACCTTCTTATATTCCTTCTGAAAACATTGGTAACTTTTCTCACTTAAGTGTGTTATTTAAAAAAGACAATTTCTTTTATGGAAAAAACAGTCAATTTAAAATGTTTAGAAATGGACAAGATAAGATTTATAATAGCCAAGAAGACGAGCTTTGGTATTCAGCTTGGGGCTTACTAGAAGAGGGCAAGTATTTTGCAAGACTTACTTGGAATCCATATTTTAATAAGACAATAGCAAATATGACAGAAGTAATAAACTCTAATAAATGA
- a CDS encoding HAD family hydrolase codes for MKVNIPGREELEIQNIVFDYNGTIAIDGKLIEGIKKSINDFSNSFNFYVITADTYGSVEKELEDTKCEVIKIPKSSQDISKLEFIKSLGSSTTLSVGNGRNDKLMLKESILGIAILQDEGLCTETLLNSDILVKSIFDVFSFLKDENRLIATLRN; via the coding sequence GTGAAAGTAAATATTCCAGGAAGAGAAGAGCTAGAAATTCAAAACATTGTATTTGATTATAATGGTACGATTGCAATTGACGGTAAACTAATTGAGGGTATTAAAAAAAGTATAAATGATTTCTCAAACTCTTTTAACTTTTATGTAATTACTGCTGATACTTATGGAAGTGTAGAAAAAGAACTTGAAGATACAAAATGTGAAGTTATAAAGATACCAAAATCATCTCAAGATATTAGTAAGTTAGAATTTATCAAAAGTTTAGGTTCTTCTACGACTTTAAGTGTTGGAAATGGACGAAATGATAAGTTAATGTTAAAAGAGTCTATTTTGGGTATTGCTATCTTACAAGATGAGGGTTTATGTACTGAGACTTTATTGAATTCTGATATTTTAGTAAAATCAATTTTTGATGTATTTTCTTTTTTGAAAGATGAAAATAGATTAATAGCTACATTAAGGAATTAA